One Pseudorhodoplanes sinuspersici DNA segment encodes these proteins:
- a CDS encoding cupin domain-containing protein, whose product MPSAGTKVRTFLFADDGIIPNNPTLPLVLYPNVFDLTDTRDPASVIEMTFAKNGWGDGWRNGIYPYVHYHSRIHEALAVARGKATVRFGGNHGEEIDIAAGDAVVLPAGTGHHGLTTSSDFVLIGAYPPAGTYDLCLASATERAKALQAIPTVPLPDKDPIFGRDGPLLHAWR is encoded by the coding sequence ATGCCGAGCGCCGGAACCAAAGTCCGCACTTTTCTGTTCGCCGATGACGGCATCATCCCGAACAATCCGACGTTGCCGCTTGTCCTCTACCCGAACGTCTTCGATCTGACCGACACCAGAGACCCGGCTTCGGTGATCGAGATGACTTTTGCAAAGAATGGCTGGGGCGATGGCTGGCGCAACGGCATCTATCCTTATGTGCACTACCATTCGCGTATCCATGAAGCGCTTGCCGTCGCACGCGGCAAAGCGACGGTCCGGTTCGGCGGCAATCACGGCGAAGAAATCGACATCGCGGCCGGCGATGCGGTCGTGCTGCCCGCCGGTACCGGCCATCATGGCCTGACGACGTCATCCGACTTCGTTCTGATCGGCGCCTATCCGCCAGCCGGCACCTACGATCTTTGTCTCGCCTCGGCGACCGAACGCGCGAAGGCCTTGCAGGCGATTCCAACGGTACCGCTGCCAGACAAGGATCCCATCTTCGGACGAGATGGTCCGTTGCTGCATGCATGGCGATAA
- a CDS encoding GDCCVxC domain-containing (seleno)protein, whose protein sequence is MGQIVNQSILTCPSCGHAEQEDMPADACVFFYDCKGCGVRLKPKPGDCCVFCSYGSGPCPPVQAGGDCCT, encoded by the coding sequence ATGGGCCAGATCGTCAATCAATCGATCCTGACATGCCCCTCCTGCGGCCATGCCGAACAGGAAGACATGCCGGCCGACGCCTGCGTCTTCTTCTATGACTGCAAAGGTTGCGGCGTTCGCCTCAAGCCCAAGCCCGGCGATTGCTGCGTGTTCTGTTCCTATGGTTCGGGGCCATGCCCGCCGGTCCAGGCTGGCGGGGATTGCTGCACGTAA